In Pseudomonas fluorescens, a genomic segment contains:
- a CDS encoding aminotransferase class V-fold PLP-dependent enzyme gives MSPLEVQQLRDNTPGCLSGIVHFNHAGASLPSQATLDAIIEQLQREARDGPMEAGEHGAALIEQARRAAGQLLNAPASSIAFASSGSTAWSMAFQALGPWQPGERILVGRHEWGGNLASMELAVHAGARVEVIPCDETGAVCPLALEATIDKNVKLIDLTWLPANGGLINPAQAIGAVARRHGIPYFVDAGQAVGQVPVDVQALHCDVLKSAGRKHLRGPRGTALLYVRPAFLQHLNPAQRDVFSAPWNANGYDLRNDARRFETSEVSAALLAGLGNALQEINRLGIERAWERVRQTSARIREALRQIPGISLHDLGATHSGLIAFNLAGWDAFELKRRLGLKRINIGANSVAYTPLDMQARGLSSIARISVSPFNNDHDIEVLLTALRELRD, from the coding sequence GTGAGCCCGCTTGAAGTCCAGCAACTGCGGGACAACACCCCTGGCTGCCTATCCGGCATCGTGCATTTCAATCACGCCGGCGCGTCCTTACCCAGCCAGGCAACCCTCGATGCCATCATCGAACAATTACAGCGTGAAGCTCGCGACGGCCCCATGGAAGCCGGCGAACACGGTGCGGCCCTGATAGAGCAAGCCCGCCGCGCCGCCGGGCAATTGCTCAATGCGCCCGCCTCGTCGATTGCCTTTGCCAGCAGCGGCTCGACGGCCTGGAGCATGGCGTTCCAGGCACTCGGCCCTTGGCAGCCGGGCGAGCGCATTTTGGTGGGCCGCCACGAATGGGGCGGTAACCTGGCGAGCATGGAACTGGCGGTGCACGCCGGCGCACGGGTCGAGGTCATCCCCTGCGATGAAACCGGCGCGGTCTGCCCGCTGGCCCTGGAAGCGACGATCGATAAAAACGTGAAGCTGATCGACCTGACCTGGCTCCCGGCCAATGGCGGCCTGATCAATCCCGCCCAAGCCATCGGCGCCGTCGCCAGACGCCATGGCATTCCCTACTTTGTCGACGCGGGTCAAGCTGTCGGTCAGGTACCGGTAGATGTGCAGGCGCTGCACTGCGATGTGCTCAAATCGGCCGGCCGCAAGCACCTGCGCGGGCCGCGCGGCACGGCGCTGCTGTATGTGCGGCCGGCGTTTCTCCAGCACCTGAACCCGGCCCAGCGCGATGTGTTCTCGGCCCCCTGGAACGCCAACGGCTACGACTTGCGTAACGACGCCCGGCGCTTTGAAACCAGCGAAGTGTCCGCCGCCTTGTTGGCGGGGCTGGGTAACGCACTGCAGGAGATCAATCGACTGGGGATCGAGCGGGCCTGGGAACGCGTCAGGCAGACCAGCGCGCGGATCCGTGAAGCACTGCGCCAGATACCGGGCATTTCTTTGCATGACTTGGGCGCTACGCACTCAGGCTTGATCGCCTTCAACCTCGCCGGCTGGGACGCCTTCGAACTCAAGCGGCGGCTGGGATTGAAGCGAATCAACATCGGCGCCAACAGTGTGGCCTACACCCCGCTGGATATGCAGGCGCGCGGCCTGAGCAGCATCGCGCGCATCTCCGTCAGCCCCTTCAACAACGACCACGATATCGAGGTGCTGCTGACAGCCTTGCGCGAGTTGCGCGATTAA
- a CDS encoding putative bifunctional diguanylate cyclase/phosphodiesterase has translation MEWLGLHFFIDLPGNGHLLLNCSHNPFLVLLAYLVACAAGFGTLDMAERVSHVEDPTARRHWRWLGAGCLAGGIWSTHYISMLAFQAPIAIHYELIMTFASLVIALIASLFAMQTLSHAQLRLHQYLLASVWMGLGIALMHYVGMSAMDSEAKLYFKPGLFMASVGIAIAASLAALLLSICLRNGMGTFHQLLKYAASLMLGTGILSMHFTGMAAMQMLVPAGADLSLPLDNNPIQLGLSVAVITLLVIGSSISAALADKKLQHKERDLRRVNALLDELDQARASLQQVAHYDALTSLLNRRGFNQIFAEKLAEKTAHDGMLAVIFLDIDHFKRINDSLGHDAGDQLLSVLAGHIKSSVRSHADVVARFGGDEFCILINIHHRDEAQHLAQRIMQKMKEPVELAGRRMVMTTSIGISLFPDDGLTCEELLKTADLALYQSKDSGRNSLNFFSSNLKTRAFLELQLEEQLRAALRARNELVLFYQPIFDMKRGKVTRLEALVRWQHPQHGLLTPERFIGIAESNGLIAELDHWVLRQACHDLSLLSDKGYAELTMAVNCSALNLTRDELADEIEDALRFSGIAANRLELEVTENALMGNISSTLALLRQIRSLGVSLAIDDFGTGYSSLAYLKRLPLNTLKIDRSFIQDIPKSNADIEIVQAIIGMAHTLHLQVVTEGVETQAQFELLLKHGCDFIQGYLLSPAVPARDIIGVIQGIHRRTPLSPFSVAGAKDTPSPKDPATARTGSTSVIRPIR, from the coding sequence ATGGAATGGCTGGGTCTGCACTTTTTTATCGATCTTCCAGGGAACGGGCACCTACTACTCAATTGCAGCCATAACCCCTTTCTGGTGCTGTTGGCCTACCTGGTCGCCTGTGCGGCCGGTTTCGGCACCTTGGACATGGCAGAACGTGTCAGCCATGTCGAAGACCCCACCGCCCGCCGCCACTGGCGCTGGCTGGGCGCGGGTTGCCTGGCGGGCGGTATCTGGTCTACCCATTACATCAGCATGCTGGCGTTCCAGGCGCCCATTGCCATTCATTACGAACTGATCATGACGTTCGCCTCGTTGGTGATCGCCCTGATCGCCTCGCTGTTCGCCATGCAAACCCTCAGTCACGCGCAACTGCGCCTTCACCAGTACCTGCTGGCATCGGTCTGGATGGGCCTGGGCATCGCGCTGATGCACTACGTGGGCATGTCGGCCATGGATTCCGAGGCCAAGTTGTACTTCAAACCGGGACTGTTCATGGCTTCGGTAGGGATCGCCATTGCCGCGAGCCTCGCGGCGTTGCTGCTGTCGATCTGCCTGCGCAATGGCATGGGCACCTTCCATCAACTGCTCAAATACGCCGCCAGCCTGATGCTGGGCACCGGTATCCTGAGCATGCATTTCACCGGCATGGCGGCCATGCAAATGCTGGTACCCGCCGGGGCCGACCTTTCGTTGCCGCTGGACAATAACCCCATCCAATTGGGCTTGTCAGTGGCGGTGATCACACTGCTGGTGATTGGTAGCAGCATCAGCGCGGCCCTGGCGGACAAGAAGTTGCAACACAAGGAACGTGACCTGCGCCGGGTCAACGCCCTGCTCGACGAACTGGACCAGGCCCGCGCCTCGCTGCAACAGGTGGCCCATTACGATGCGCTGACCAGCCTGCTCAATCGCCGCGGCTTCAATCAGATTTTCGCGGAGAAACTCGCGGAAAAAACCGCTCACGACGGCATGTTGGCGGTAATTTTCCTCGATATCGACCATTTCAAGCGCATCAATGACAGCCTCGGGCATGACGCGGGCGACCAGTTGCTCAGCGTACTGGCCGGGCATATCAAGAGCTCGGTGCGCAGCCACGCCGATGTGGTCGCGCGGTTTGGCGGCGATGAGTTCTGCATCCTCATCAACATCCACCACCGCGACGAAGCGCAGCATTTGGCCCAGCGCATCATGCAAAAAATGAAAGAGCCCGTCGAACTCGCCGGCAGGCGCATGGTGATGACCACCAGCATCGGTATCAGCCTGTTTCCCGACGACGGACTGACCTGCGAAGAACTGCTGAAAACCGCCGACCTGGCGCTGTACCAATCCAAGGATTCAGGCCGTAACAGCCTGAACTTCTTCAGCTCCAACCTGAAGACCCGCGCCTTCCTCGAACTGCAACTGGAAGAACAGTTGCGCGCTGCCCTGCGTGCCCGCAACGAACTGGTGCTGTTCTACCAACCGATTTTCGACATGAAACGGGGCAAGGTCACCCGCCTGGAAGCCTTGGTACGCTGGCAGCACCCACAACACGGTTTGCTGACACCCGAGCGCTTTATCGGCATTGCCGAAAGCAACGGGCTGATTGCCGAACTGGACCACTGGGTACTGCGCCAGGCCTGCCACGACTTGAGCCTGTTGTCGGACAAGGGTTACGCCGAGCTGACCATGGCCGTGAACTGCTCAGCCTTGAACCTGACACGTGATGAGCTGGCCGATGAAATCGAAGATGCCCTGCGGTTCAGCGGGATCGCCGCCAACCGCCTGGAACTGGAAGTCACCGAAAATGCATTGATGGGCAATATCAGCAGCACCCTGGCACTGTTGCGACAGATCCGCTCCCTGGGTGTGTCCCTGGCCATCGATGACTTCGGCACCGGCTATTCTTCCCTCGCCTATCTCAAGCGCCTGCCGCTCAACACCTTGAAGATTGACCGCTCGTTCATCCAGGACATCCCCAAGTCCAACGCCGATATCGAAATCGTCCAGGCCATTATCGGCATGGCCCACACCCTGCACCTGCAGGTCGTGACCGAAGGGGTGGAAACCCAGGCGCAATTCGAACTGCTGCTCAAGCATGGCTGTGACTTCATCCAAGGCTACCTGCTGAGTCCGGCGGTGCCTGCCCGCGATATCATCGGGGTCATCCAAGGTATCCACAGGCGCACTCCGCTCTCCCCCTTCAGTGTGGCCGGCGCCAAGGACACGCCATCGCCGAAGGATCCCGCCACCGCTCGTACCGGCTCCACCTCGGTCATCAGGCCAATCCGATGA
- a CDS encoding YkgJ family cysteine cluster protein — MSEASPCLNCGACCSHFRVSFFWGECASSGGTVPDDLVVQINPTRVAMIGTDQKPARCCSLEGEVGQATRCTIYEQRSSVCREFDSSWNQGVQNLDCDAARAAFGLAPLEAPPFELELPISA; from the coding sequence ATGTCCGAAGCCAGTCCGTGTCTGAATTGCGGTGCCTGTTGTTCACACTTTCGTGTGTCTTTCTTCTGGGGGGAGTGCGCCTCGTCAGGAGGCACCGTGCCCGATGACCTGGTGGTCCAGATCAACCCCACGCGCGTGGCGATGATCGGTACCGACCAGAAACCCGCACGCTGCTGCAGCCTTGAGGGCGAAGTGGGCCAGGCCACCCGTTGCACGATCTACGAGCAGCGCTCCAGCGTGTGCCGTGAGTTCGATTCGTCGTGGAACCAAGGCGTGCAAAACCTCGATTGCGACGCCGCCCGCGCCGCGTTTGGTCTGGCACCACTGGAGGCACCGCCCTTCGAGCTGGAGTTGCCCATCAGCGCTTAG
- a CDS encoding LysR substrate-binding domain-containing protein yields the protein MALFKDLPPLLALRAFEAVARHLSFIKAANELSVTQSALSHQVQKLEQHLGKPLFIRRTRAIDLTADGQRYYDEIRPALDAIAAATRTQRVAPGATVLRIGLLASFATLWLAPRLAGFLNRYPHIQVELLPAIQLANVDGTTIDLAIRYGKGDWPDVQAIRLMPEILSPVCSPAFKASQLHHGPLLMATSHRPFEWTDWSAHYRVDLDQHPRVMLHDYNIVVEAAVSGQGIAMGRHRLIERRLQDGSLVEAFDWPPYHSAIGYWLITPQGPANEAARCFSEWLQQACTDA from the coding sequence GTGGCACTGTTCAAGGACCTTCCCCCATTGCTCGCCCTGCGCGCCTTTGAAGCGGTGGCACGGCACTTGAGTTTTATCAAGGCGGCCAATGAGTTGTCGGTCACCCAGAGCGCCTTGAGCCACCAGGTGCAAAAACTCGAACAGCACCTGGGCAAGCCGCTGTTTATCCGGCGTACCCGCGCGATCGACCTGACAGCCGACGGCCAGCGTTATTACGACGAAATCCGCCCCGCCCTCGATGCCATCGCGGCCGCCACCCGCACCCAACGGGTCGCCCCTGGCGCCACAGTGTTGCGCATTGGCCTGCTCGCATCCTTTGCCACCTTATGGCTGGCACCGCGCCTGGCCGGGTTTCTCAACCGTTACCCGCATATCCAGGTGGAACTGTTGCCAGCGATTCAATTGGCGAACGTAGACGGAACAACGATCGACCTGGCCATCCGTTACGGCAAGGGCGATTGGCCCGACGTGCAGGCCATACGGCTGATGCCTGAAATACTCTCACCGGTATGCAGCCCGGCATTCAAAGCCAGCCAACTGCATCACGGTCCCTTGCTGATGGCCACCTCGCACCGGCCATTCGAATGGACGGATTGGTCCGCGCATTATCGAGTCGACCTCGATCAACACCCCCGCGTGATGCTGCACGACTACAACATCGTGGTCGAAGCCGCCGTGTCCGGCCAGGGCATCGCCATGGGGCGTCACCGTTTGATCGAGCGCAGGCTCCAGGACGGCAGCCTGGTGGAGGCGTTCGACTGGCCGCCCTATCACAGCGCGATCGGTTACTGGCTGATTACCCCCCAGGGCCCTGCCAATGAGGCCGCCCGCTGTTTCAGCGAGTGGTTGCAGCAAGCCTGCACCGACGCGTGA
- a CDS encoding RidA family protein — MSTSIRQCVHALGLTLPSPSQPAANYINHVISHNQLFISGQIPLVEGKPAYVGRLGESLSDEEGAQAAELAALGLLGQLSAALEDDLSRLVRIVRLGVFIASSADFKQQSGVANGASNLLVNALGEKGRHVRTAVGVSSLPAGVAVEVDAIFELQP; from the coding sequence ATGAGCACTTCCATCCGCCAATGTGTGCACGCCCTTGGCTTGACGCTGCCTTCCCCCAGCCAACCGGCGGCCAACTACATCAATCATGTCATCAGCCACAACCAGCTGTTCATCTCCGGACAGATTCCTCTGGTGGAGGGCAAACCTGCCTATGTGGGCCGGCTGGGCGAATCCCTCAGCGATGAGGAAGGCGCCCAGGCGGCAGAACTGGCGGCGCTGGGCCTGCTGGGGCAATTGAGCGCGGCGCTGGAAGACGACCTGTCGCGCCTGGTGCGCATAGTGCGCCTGGGTGTGTTTATCGCCAGCAGCGCCGACTTCAAGCAGCAGAGTGGCGTCGCCAACGGCGCATCCAACCTGCTGGTCAATGCCCTTGGCGAAAAAGGCCGGCATGTACGCACCGCCGTCGGCGTTTCCAGCCTGCCCGCCGGCGTGGCGGTGGAAGTGGACGCCATTTTCGAGTTGCAACCGTGA
- a CDS encoding spinster family MFS transporter — protein MQNSTQAENAWRILFLLFLANLFNFFDRTIPAIIIEPIRMEWHLSDFQLGIIGTAFTIVYAIAGLPLGRLADTGSRSKLMGWGLFAWSGLTAINGMVGSFWTFLLVRMGIGIGEASYAPAANSLIGDLFPAHRRARAMGIFMLGLPLGLLLAFFTIGAMVKAFDSWRAPFFIAAVPGLILAVFMFYIKEPKRGAAETVQVSQERVDRPIRRVLAVPTFLWLVLAGLCFNFATYACNSFLVPMLQRYFLMPLQEAAVATGVIVGVTGLVGLTLGGWIADKIHQRIANGRLLFAAFSLIISTVTTAWALHAGRIEIGVFVALFSVGWLFAYNFYTCVYTAIQDVVEPRLRATAMALFFAGLYLLGGGMGPIVVGGLSDHFAHSAMYAAGAEQMTEAYKAVGLHDAMYLIPVALFLTMLFLFQASRSFVRDAKRMKEGLAAVEVPAAAATA, from the coding sequence ATGCAGAACTCGACCCAAGCGGAGAATGCCTGGCGCATTCTGTTCCTGCTGTTCCTCGCCAACCTGTTCAATTTCTTCGACCGCACCATTCCTGCGATCATCATCGAGCCGATCCGCATGGAATGGCACCTGAGCGACTTTCAGCTCGGCATCATCGGCACCGCCTTCACCATCGTCTACGCCATTGCCGGCCTGCCGCTCGGGCGCCTGGCCGACACCGGTTCACGCAGCAAACTCATGGGCTGGGGCCTGTTCGCCTGGAGTGGGCTGACGGCGATCAATGGCATGGTCGGCAGTTTTTGGACCTTCCTGCTGGTGCGCATGGGCATCGGTATCGGCGAAGCCAGTTATGCGCCGGCGGCCAACTCGCTGATTGGTGACCTGTTCCCGGCCCACCGCCGCGCACGGGCCATGGGGATCTTCATGCTGGGCCTGCCCTTGGGCCTGCTGCTGGCGTTCTTTACCATTGGCGCGATGGTCAAGGCGTTCGACAGTTGGCGTGCGCCGTTCTTTATCGCGGCGGTGCCGGGGCTGATCCTGGCGGTGTTCATGTTCTATATCAAGGAGCCCAAGCGCGGCGCGGCAGAAACCGTGCAGGTCTCCCAGGAACGCGTCGACCGCCCGATCCGCCGCGTGTTGGCGGTGCCGACCTTCCTCTGGCTGGTGCTGGCCGGGCTGTGCTTCAACTTCGCCACCTATGCCTGTAACTCATTCCTGGTGCCGATGCTGCAGCGCTATTTCCTCATGCCATTGCAGGAAGCGGCCGTTGCCACAGGGGTGATTGTCGGCGTCACCGGCTTGGTGGGCCTGACCTTGGGCGGCTGGATTGCCGACAAGATCCATCAGCGCATTGCCAATGGTCGCCTGCTGTTTGCCGCGTTCAGTTTGATCATCTCCACCGTCACCACCGCCTGGGCCTTGCATGCCGGGCGTATTGAAATCGGTGTGTTCGTCGCACTGTTCAGCGTGGGCTGGCTGTTTGCCTACAACTTCTATACCTGCGTGTACACGGCGATCCAGGACGTGGTCGAACCGCGCCTGCGGGCCACGGCGATGGCGCTGTTTTTCGCTGGGTTGTACCTGCTGGGCGGCGGCATGGGGCCGATTGTGGTGGGGGGCTTGTCCGATCACTTTGCGCATTCGGCGATGTATGCGGCGGGGGCTGAGCAGATGACTGAGGCTTACAAAGCGGTGGGGTTGCATGACGCCATGTATCTGATCCCGGTGGCGCTGTTCCTGACCATGCTGTTTCTGTTCCAGGCCTCGCGCAGTTTTGTGCGCGATGCCAAGCGGATGAAGGAGGGGTTGGCGGCGGTGGAGGTGCCGGCTGCTGCTGCGACGGCGTGA
- the rapA gene encoding RNA polymerase-associated protein RapA, with amino-acid sequence MAQQYQPGQRWISDSEAELGLGTVLAQDGRLLTVLYPATGDTRQYALRNAPLTRVRFSPGDSITHFEGWKMTVQEVDDVDGLLVYHGLNGHNEQVTLPETQLSNFIQFRLASDRLFAGQIDPLAWFSLRYHTLEHTSRQLQSSLWGLGGVRAQPIAHQLHIAREVADRIAPRVLLADEVGLGKTIEAGLVIHRQLLSGRANRVLILVPENLQHQWLVEMRRRFNLQVALFDEERFIESDAANPFEDTQLALVALEWLVDDEKAQDALFAAGWDLLVVDEAHHLVWHEDKASPEYSLVEQLAEVIPGVLLLTATPEQLGQDSHFARLRLLDPNRFHDLQAFRAESENYRPVAEAVQELLDKGRLSPAAHTTIQGFLGNEGEALLTAVNDGDTEASARLVRELLDRHGTGRVLFRNTRAAVQGFPERKLHAYPLPNPDEYLELPLGEHAELYPEVSFQSQPDVEEENRWWRFDPRVEWLIDQLKMLKRTKVLVICAHAETAMDLEDALRVRSGIPATVFHEGMNILERDRAAAYFADEEFGAQVLICSEIGSEGRNFQFSHHLVLFDLPSHPDLLEQRIGRLDRIGQKHVIELHVPYLETSPQERLFQWYHEALNAFLNTCPTGNALQHQFGPRLLPLLENADDGEWQSLVDEARAERERLEQELHTGRDRLLELNSGGAGEGDALVEAILEQDDQFALPIYMETLFDAFGIDSEDHSENALILKPSEKMLDASFPLGDDEGVTITYDRNQALSREDMQFITWEHPMVQGGMDLVLSGSMGNTAVALIKNKALKPGTVLLELLYVSEVVAPRSLQLGRYLPPAALRCLLDANGNDLSGRVSFETLNDQLESVPRASANKFVQAQRDQLTPRINAGEEKITPRHAERVAEAKRRLAADTDEELARLTALQAVNPTVRDSELVALRQQREQGLAMLDKAALRLEAIRVLVAG; translated from the coding sequence ATGGCGCAGCAGTATCAACCGGGGCAACGCTGGATTAGTGACAGCGAAGCAGAGCTGGGGTTAGGCACCGTTCTGGCACAGGACGGCCGCTTGTTGACCGTGCTCTATCCGGCCACTGGCGATACGCGCCAGTATGCGCTACGGAATGCGCCCCTCACCCGCGTGAGGTTCTCGCCGGGCGACAGCATCACCCATTTCGAAGGCTGGAAAATGACCGTGCAAGAAGTCGACGACGTCGACGGCCTGCTGGTCTACCACGGCCTCAATGGGCACAACGAACAGGTCACCCTGCCGGAGACCCAGCTGTCGAACTTCATCCAGTTCCGTCTGGCCAGCGATCGCCTGTTCGCCGGGCAGATCGACCCACTGGCCTGGTTCTCGCTGCGCTACCACACCCTGGAACACACCAGCCGCCAGCTGCAATCCTCCCTGTGGGGCTTGGGTGGCGTACGTGCACAGCCGATTGCCCACCAATTGCACATCGCCCGCGAAGTCGCCGACCGTATCGCGCCGCGGGTACTGCTGGCCGACGAAGTGGGCCTGGGCAAGACCATCGAAGCCGGCCTGGTGATCCATCGCCAACTGCTGTCCGGCCGCGCCAACCGTGTGCTGATCCTGGTCCCGGAAAACCTGCAGCACCAGTGGCTGGTGGAAATGCGCCGCCGCTTCAACCTGCAGGTTGCGCTGTTCGACGAAGAACGCTTTATCGAAAGCGATGCCGCCAACCCGTTCGAAGACACCCAACTGGCCCTGGTCGCCCTTGAGTGGCTGGTGGACGACGAGAAAGCCCAGGACGCGCTGTTCGCCGCCGGCTGGGACCTGCTGGTAGTCGACGAAGCCCACCACCTGGTGTGGCATGAAGACAAGGCCAGCCCGGAATACAGCCTGGTCGAGCAACTGGCCGAAGTGATTCCCGGTGTGCTGCTGCTCACCGCCACCCCGGAACAACTGGGCCAGGACAGCCACTTCGCGCGCCTGCGCCTGCTCGACCCGAACCGTTTCCACGACCTGCAGGCCTTCCGCGCCGAGAGCGAGAACTATCGCCCGGTGGCCGAAGCCGTGCAGGAGCTGCTCGACAAGGGCCGCCTCTCCCCGGCCGCGCACACGACTATCCAGGGGTTCCTCGGCAATGAAGGCGAAGCGCTGCTGACCGCCGTCAACGATGGCGACACCGAAGCCAGCGCGCGCCTGGTGCGCGAGTTGCTCGACCGCCACGGCACCGGTCGCGTGTTGTTCCGCAACACCCGCGCCGCCGTACAAGGTTTCCCGGAGCGCAAGCTGCACGCCTACCCGCTGCCGAACCCGGACGAATACCTCGAATTGCCACTGGGCGAACACGCCGAGCTGTACCCGGAAGTCAGCTTCCAGTCGCAGCCGGACGTCGAGGAAGAAAACCGCTGGTGGCGTTTCGACCCACGGGTCGAGTGGCTGATCGACCAACTGAAAATGCTCAAGCGCACCAAGGTCCTGGTGATCTGCGCCCACGCCGAAACCGCCATGGACCTGGAAGACGCCCTGCGTGTGCGCTCCGGCATCCCGGCCACGGTGTTCCACGAGGGCATGAACATCCTCGAGCGTGACCGTGCCGCCGCCTACTTCGCCGATGAAGAGTTTGGCGCCCAGGTGCTGATCTGCTCGGAGATCGGCAGTGAAGGCCGCAACTTCCAGTTCTCCCACCACCTGGTGCTGTTCGACCTGCCGTCCCACCCCGACCTGCTCGAACAGCGCATCGGCCGCCTGGACCGGATCGGCCAGAAGCATGTGATCGAGTTGCACGTGCCCTACCTGGAAACCAGCCCGCAAGAGCGCCTGTTCCAGTGGTACCACGAAGCACTGAACGCCTTCCTCAACACCTGCCCGACCGGCAACGCCTTGCAGCATCAGTTCGGCCCGCGCCTGCTGCCGCTGCTGGAAAACGCCGACGATGGCGAATGGCAATCCCTGGTCGACGAGGCCCGTGCCGAACGCGAGCGCCTGGAGCAGGAACTGCATACCGGCCGCGACCGCTTGCTGGAGCTCAACTCCGGCGGTGCGGGTGAAGGCGATGCGTTGGTGGAGGCCATTCTTGAGCAAGACGACCAGTTCGCCCTGCCGATCTACATGGAAACCCTGTTCGACGCGTTCGGCATCGACAGCGAAGACCATTCGGAAAACGCGCTGATCCTCAAGCCCAGCGAAAAAATGCTCGACGCCAGCTTCCCCCTGGGCGACGACGAAGGCGTGACCATCACCTACGATCGCAACCAGGCGCTGTCACGCGAAGACATGCAATTCATCACCTGGGAACATCCGATGGTGCAGGGCGGCATGGACCTGGTGCTGTCCGGCTCCATGGGCAACACCGCCGTGGCGCTGATCAAGAACAAGGCGCTCAAGCCGGGCACCGTACTGCTGGAGCTGCTCTACGTCAGCGAAGTGGTTGCCCCGCGCTCGCTGCAACTGGGCCGCTACCTGCCACCGGCCGCGCTGCGCTGCCTGCTGGACGCCAACGGCAATGACCTGTCCGGTCGCGTCTCGTTCGAAACCCTGAACGACCAGCTCGAAAGCGTGCCACGAGCCAGCGCCAACAAGTTCGTCCAGGCCCAGCGCGACCAACTCACACCACGCATCAATGCCGGTGAAGAGAAAATCACCCCGCGCCACGCCGAGCGTGTGGCCGAGGCCAAGCGCCGCCTGGCAGCGGACACCGACGAAGAACTGGCGCGCCTGACCGCGTTGCAAGCGGTCAACCCGACCGTGCGTGACAGCGAACTGGTTGCCCTGCGCCAGCAACGCGAACAAGGCCTGGCCATGCTCGACAAGGCGGCGCTGCGACTGGAAGCGATTCGGGTGTTGGTGGCAGGTTGA
- the ccoM gene encoding cytochrome c oxidase subunit CcoM has translation MFFDNVVFAGVLTVSLMVMFFVGFGFFIWKDAHKRKKP, from the coding sequence ATGTTTTTCGATAATGTGGTGTTCGCCGGGGTGCTGACTGTAAGCCTCATGGTGATGTTTTTTGTAGGGTTTGGATTTTTTATCTGGAAAGACGCACATAAGCGTAAAAAACCATAA